In the Calonectris borealis chromosome 11, bCalBor7.hap1.2, whole genome shotgun sequence genome, one interval contains:
- the USP3 gene encoding ubiquitin carboxyl-terminal hydrolase 3 isoform X2, whose amino-acid sequence MCRSNKSPWVCLTCSSVHCGRYVNGHAKKHYEDAQIPMTNHKKTEKQEKVQHTVCMDCSSYSTYCYRCDDFVVNDTKLGLVQKVREHLQNLENSAFTSDRHRKRKLLENSSLNSKLLKVNGSTTALCATGLRNLGNTCFMNAILQSLSNIQQFCCYFKELPAVELRNGKTAGRRTYHTRSQGDNNVSLVEEFRKTLCALWQGSQTAFSPESLFYVVWKIMPNFRGYQQQDAHEFMRYLLDHLHLELQGGFNGVSRSVILQENPSLSASNKCCINGASTVVTAIFGGILQNEVNCLICGTESRKFDPFLDLSLDIPSQFRNKRTKNQENGPMCTLRDCLRSFTDLEELDETELYMCHKCKKKQKSTKKFWIQKLPKVLCLHLKRFHWTAYLRNKVDTYVEFPLRGLDMKCYLLEPENSGPESCLYDLAAVVVHHGSGVGSGHYTAYAAHEGRWFHFNDSTVTLTDEETVVKAKAYILFYVERQAKSGSDKL is encoded by the exons A TGTGCCGGTCAAATAAAAGTCCGTGGGTCTGTCTGACGTGCTCAAGTGTCCATTGTGGAAG atATGTGAATGGCCATGCAAAAAAGCATTATGAAGATGCACAGATTCCTATGACCAatcataagaaaacagaaaaacaagagaaagttCAGCATACTGTGTGTATGGATTGCAGTAGTTACAGTACATACTG TTATCGCTGTGATGATTTTGTAGTCAATGATACCAAGCTGGGCCTGGTACAGAAGGTCAGAGAGCACCTACAGAACTTGGAAAA TTCAGCCTTTACATCAGACAGACATAGGAAAAGAAAACTATTGGAAAACTCATCTCTGAACAGCAAGTTATTAAAAGTAAAT GGAAGCACCACTGCCCTTTGTGCCACAGGCCTTCGGAACCTGGGGAATACGTGTTTCATGAATGCAATCCTTCAGTCGCTCAG taACATTCAACAGTTTTGCTGTTACTTCAAAGAGTTGCCTGCTGTGGAGCTGAGGAATGGGAAGACGGCAGGCAGGCGAACTTACCATACCAGGAGCCAGGGGGATAACAACGT TTCATTGGTGGAAGAATTCAGAAAGACGCTCTGCGCTTTATGGCAAGGAAGCCAAACTGCATTTAGTCCAGAGTCTTTATTTTACGTTGTTTGGAAAATCATGCCAAATTTTAG gGGATACCAGCAACAGGATGCCCATGAGTTCATGCGTTACCTTTTGGACCATCTACACCTGGAACTCCAGGGTGGCTTCAATGGTGTTTCACGTTCAGTAATTTTGCAAGAAAATCCTAGTCTGTCTGCAAGCAACAAATGTTGCAT AAATGGAGCGTCTACTGTTGTCACAGCGATTTTTGGAGGCATTCTTCAAAATGAAGTCAACTGCCTAATATGTGGGACTGAATCTAGAAAGTTTGACCCATTCCTAG aCCTTTCGCTAGATATTCCAAGTCAGTTCAGAAATAAACGTactaaaaatcaagaaaatggaCCAATGTGCACACTACGAG ATTGTCTTCGCAGTTTTACAGACCTGGAAGAACTTGATGAGACAGAGCTGTATATGTGtcacaaatgcaaaaagaaacaaaagtccACCAAAAAATTCTGGATTCAGAAACTACCAAAG gTGCTATGCTTACACTTGAAACGATTTCACTGGACAGCATATCTGAGAAACAAGGTTGATACATATGTTGAATTTCCCTTACGAGGCCTAGACATGAAATGCTACTTGCTAGAG CCTGAAAACAGTGGCCCAGAAAGCTGCCTGTATGACCTTGCGGCTGTTGTTGTGCATCATGGTTCAGG CGTTGGCTCTGGACATTACACCGCATACGCAGCCCATGAAGGCCGTTGGTTCCATTTCAA
- the USP3 gene encoding ubiquitin carboxyl-terminal hydrolase 3 isoform X3, whose amino-acid sequence MCRSNKSPWVCLTCSSVHCGRYVNGHAKKHYEDAQIPMTNHKKTEKQEKVQHTVCMDCSSYSTYCYRCDDFVVNDTKLGLVQKVREHLQNLENSAFTSDRHRKRKLLENSSLNSKLLKVNGSTTALCATGLRNLGNTCFMNAILQSLSNIQQFCCYFKELPAVELRNGKTAGRRTYHTRSQGDNNVSLVEEFRKTLCALWQGSQTAFSPESLFYVVWKIMPNFRGYQQQDAHEFMRYLLDHLHLELQGGFNGVSRSVILQENPSLSASNKCCINGASTVVTAIFGGILQNEVNCLICGTESRKFDPFLDLSLDIPSQFRNKRTKNQENGPMCTLRDCLRSFTDLEELDETELYMCHKCKKKQKSTKKFWIQKLPKVLCLHLKRFHWTAYLRNKVDTYVEFPLRGLDMKCYLLEPENSGPESCLYDLAAVVVHHGSGVGSGHYTAYAAHEGRWFHFNDSTVTLTDEETVVKAKAYILFYVERQAKSGSDKL is encoded by the exons TGTGCCGGTCAAATAAAAGTCCGTGGGTCTGTCTGACGTGCTCAAGTGTCCATTGTGGAAG atATGTGAATGGCCATGCAAAAAAGCATTATGAAGATGCACAGATTCCTATGACCAatcataagaaaacagaaaaacaagagaaagttCAGCATACTGTGTGTATGGATTGCAGTAGTTACAGTACATACTG TTATCGCTGTGATGATTTTGTAGTCAATGATACCAAGCTGGGCCTGGTACAGAAGGTCAGAGAGCACCTACAGAACTTGGAAAA TTCAGCCTTTACATCAGACAGACATAGGAAAAGAAAACTATTGGAAAACTCATCTCTGAACAGCAAGTTATTAAAAGTAAAT GGAAGCACCACTGCCCTTTGTGCCACAGGCCTTCGGAACCTGGGGAATACGTGTTTCATGAATGCAATCCTTCAGTCGCTCAG taACATTCAACAGTTTTGCTGTTACTTCAAAGAGTTGCCTGCTGTGGAGCTGAGGAATGGGAAGACGGCAGGCAGGCGAACTTACCATACCAGGAGCCAGGGGGATAACAACGT TTCATTGGTGGAAGAATTCAGAAAGACGCTCTGCGCTTTATGGCAAGGAAGCCAAACTGCATTTAGTCCAGAGTCTTTATTTTACGTTGTTTGGAAAATCATGCCAAATTTTAG gGGATACCAGCAACAGGATGCCCATGAGTTCATGCGTTACCTTTTGGACCATCTACACCTGGAACTCCAGGGTGGCTTCAATGGTGTTTCACGTTCAGTAATTTTGCAAGAAAATCCTAGTCTGTCTGCAAGCAACAAATGTTGCAT AAATGGAGCGTCTACTGTTGTCACAGCGATTTTTGGAGGCATTCTTCAAAATGAAGTCAACTGCCTAATATGTGGGACTGAATCTAGAAAGTTTGACCCATTCCTAG aCCTTTCGCTAGATATTCCAAGTCAGTTCAGAAATAAACGTactaaaaatcaagaaaatggaCCAATGTGCACACTACGAG ATTGTCTTCGCAGTTTTACAGACCTGGAAGAACTTGATGAGACAGAGCTGTATATGTGtcacaaatgcaaaaagaaacaaaagtccACCAAAAAATTCTGGATTCAGAAACTACCAAAG gTGCTATGCTTACACTTGAAACGATTTCACTGGACAGCATATCTGAGAAACAAGGTTGATACATATGTTGAATTTCCCTTACGAGGCCTAGACATGAAATGCTACTTGCTAGAG CCTGAAAACAGTGGCCCAGAAAGCTGCCTGTATGACCTTGCGGCTGTTGTTGTGCATCATGGTTCAGG CGTTGGCTCTGGACATTACACCGCATACGCAGCCCATGAAGGCCGTTGGTTCCATTTCAA
- the USP3 gene encoding ubiquitin carboxyl-terminal hydrolase 3 isoform X4, giving the protein MECPHLGSSVCIAPDSAKFPQGSPSSWCCSVCRSNKSPWVCLTCSSVHCGRYVNGHAKKHYEDAQIPMTNHKKTEKQEKVQHTVCMDCSSYSTYCYRCDDFVVNDTKLGLVQKVREHLQNLENSAFTSDRHRKRKLLENSSLNSKLLKVNGSTTALCATGLRNLGNTCFMNAILQSLSNIQQFCCYFKELPAVELRNGKTAGRRTYHTRSQGDNNVSLVEEFRKTLCALWQGSQTAFSPESLFYVVWKIMPNFRGYQQQDAHEFMRYLLDHLHLELQGGFNGVSRSVILQENPSLSASNKCCINGASTVVTAIFGGILQNEVNCLICGTESRKFDPFLDLSLDIPSQFRNKRTKNQENGPMCTLRDCLRSFTDLEELDETELYMCHKCKKKQKSTKKFWIQKLPKVLCLHLKRFHWTAYLRNKVDTYVEFPLRGLDMKCYLLEPENSGPESCLYDLAAVVVHHGSGPGRIC; this is encoded by the exons TGTGCCGGTCAAATAAAAGTCCGTGGGTCTGTCTGACGTGCTCAAGTGTCCATTGTGGAAG atATGTGAATGGCCATGCAAAAAAGCATTATGAAGATGCACAGATTCCTATGACCAatcataagaaaacagaaaaacaagagaaagttCAGCATACTGTGTGTATGGATTGCAGTAGTTACAGTACATACTG TTATCGCTGTGATGATTTTGTAGTCAATGATACCAAGCTGGGCCTGGTACAGAAGGTCAGAGAGCACCTACAGAACTTGGAAAA TTCAGCCTTTACATCAGACAGACATAGGAAAAGAAAACTATTGGAAAACTCATCTCTGAACAGCAAGTTATTAAAAGTAAAT GGAAGCACCACTGCCCTTTGTGCCACAGGCCTTCGGAACCTGGGGAATACGTGTTTCATGAATGCAATCCTTCAGTCGCTCAG taACATTCAACAGTTTTGCTGTTACTTCAAAGAGTTGCCTGCTGTGGAGCTGAGGAATGGGAAGACGGCAGGCAGGCGAACTTACCATACCAGGAGCCAGGGGGATAACAACGT TTCATTGGTGGAAGAATTCAGAAAGACGCTCTGCGCTTTATGGCAAGGAAGCCAAACTGCATTTAGTCCAGAGTCTTTATTTTACGTTGTTTGGAAAATCATGCCAAATTTTAG gGGATACCAGCAACAGGATGCCCATGAGTTCATGCGTTACCTTTTGGACCATCTACACCTGGAACTCCAGGGTGGCTTCAATGGTGTTTCACGTTCAGTAATTTTGCAAGAAAATCCTAGTCTGTCTGCAAGCAACAAATGTTGCAT AAATGGAGCGTCTACTGTTGTCACAGCGATTTTTGGAGGCATTCTTCAAAATGAAGTCAACTGCCTAATATGTGGGACTGAATCTAGAAAGTTTGACCCATTCCTAG aCCTTTCGCTAGATATTCCAAGTCAGTTCAGAAATAAACGTactaaaaatcaagaaaatggaCCAATGTGCACACTACGAG ATTGTCTTCGCAGTTTTACAGACCTGGAAGAACTTGATGAGACAGAGCTGTATATGTGtcacaaatgcaaaaagaaacaaaagtccACCAAAAAATTCTGGATTCAGAAACTACCAAAG gTGCTATGCTTACACTTGAAACGATTTCACTGGACAGCATATCTGAGAAACAAGGTTGATACATATGTTGAATTTCCCTTACGAGGCCTAGACATGAAATGCTACTTGCTAGAG CCTGAAAACAGTGGCCCAGAAAGCTGCCTGTATGACCTTGCGGCTGTTGTTGTGCATCATGGTTCAGG cCCTGGACGGATCTGTTGA
- the USP3 gene encoding ubiquitin carboxyl-terminal hydrolase 3 isoform X5, protein MTNHKKTEKQEKVQHTVCMDCSSYSTYCYRCDDFVVNDTKLGLVQKVREHLQNLENSAFTSDRHRKRKLLENSSLNSKLLKVNGSTTALCATGLRNLGNTCFMNAILQSLSNIQQFCCYFKELPAVELRNGKTAGRRTYHTRSQGDNNVSLVEEFRKTLCALWQGSQTAFSPESLFYVVWKIMPNFRGYQQQDAHEFMRYLLDHLHLELQGGFNGVSRSVILQENPSLSASNKCCINGASTVVTAIFGGILQNEVNCLICGTESRKFDPFLDLSLDIPSQFRNKRTKNQENGPMCTLRDCLRSFTDLEELDETELYMCHKCKKKQKSTKKFWIQKLPKVLCLHLKRFHWTAYLRNKVDTYVEFPLRGLDMKCYLLEPENSGPESCLYDLAAVVVHHGSGVGSGHYTAYAAHEGRWFHFNDSTVTLTDEETVVKAKAYILFYVERQAKSGSDKL, encoded by the exons ATGACCAatcataagaaaacagaaaaacaagagaaagttCAGCATACTGTGTGTATGGATTGCAGTAGTTACAGTACATACTG TTATCGCTGTGATGATTTTGTAGTCAATGATACCAAGCTGGGCCTGGTACAGAAGGTCAGAGAGCACCTACAGAACTTGGAAAA TTCAGCCTTTACATCAGACAGACATAGGAAAAGAAAACTATTGGAAAACTCATCTCTGAACAGCAAGTTATTAAAAGTAAAT GGAAGCACCACTGCCCTTTGTGCCACAGGCCTTCGGAACCTGGGGAATACGTGTTTCATGAATGCAATCCTTCAGTCGCTCAG taACATTCAACAGTTTTGCTGTTACTTCAAAGAGTTGCCTGCTGTGGAGCTGAGGAATGGGAAGACGGCAGGCAGGCGAACTTACCATACCAGGAGCCAGGGGGATAACAACGT TTCATTGGTGGAAGAATTCAGAAAGACGCTCTGCGCTTTATGGCAAGGAAGCCAAACTGCATTTAGTCCAGAGTCTTTATTTTACGTTGTTTGGAAAATCATGCCAAATTTTAG gGGATACCAGCAACAGGATGCCCATGAGTTCATGCGTTACCTTTTGGACCATCTACACCTGGAACTCCAGGGTGGCTTCAATGGTGTTTCACGTTCAGTAATTTTGCAAGAAAATCCTAGTCTGTCTGCAAGCAACAAATGTTGCAT AAATGGAGCGTCTACTGTTGTCACAGCGATTTTTGGAGGCATTCTTCAAAATGAAGTCAACTGCCTAATATGTGGGACTGAATCTAGAAAGTTTGACCCATTCCTAG aCCTTTCGCTAGATATTCCAAGTCAGTTCAGAAATAAACGTactaaaaatcaagaaaatggaCCAATGTGCACACTACGAG ATTGTCTTCGCAGTTTTACAGACCTGGAAGAACTTGATGAGACAGAGCTGTATATGTGtcacaaatgcaaaaagaaacaaaagtccACCAAAAAATTCTGGATTCAGAAACTACCAAAG gTGCTATGCTTACACTTGAAACGATTTCACTGGACAGCATATCTGAGAAACAAGGTTGATACATATGTTGAATTTCCCTTACGAGGCCTAGACATGAAATGCTACTTGCTAGAG CCTGAAAACAGTGGCCCAGAAAGCTGCCTGTATGACCTTGCGGCTGTTGTTGTGCATCATGGTTCAGG CGTTGGCTCTGGACATTACACCGCATACGCAGCCCATGAAGGCCGTTGGTTCCATTTCAA